CCATGATCGTATCCCACTATATATGGTGGTGTGTTGGTCGCTGGCCGAGTTGGGCGGTTGGGTGGCAGGCATTTGATGGTATGCCAACAAATTCGATCTCCGTGCTGGCGcccccaaaagaaaaataaagaagaaaagaaagaaaaggcataTCTAATGATATTTGCGCATCCAGCACGCTAATCACCGACTTAATAGCAGAGATCTGCTCATGTCAATTTTGAGTAGCCTATGTGGCCTCTACTAGCAATAGGTCACCATAGCAGTGACGGACATGCGTGGCCATGTCCGCTCGACTTAACATTCGCTGACCGCTAGGGTTCTTGCATTAGGTTGCAACTCACAAGTGACAGACGTTTTGGTCAGTCCGAATTTACCACTAGTTACATCCATAAACATCTGAGTAATACGCGCCGGCATCTCCCTTAGCTCTGCATGGTCAAGACCATCACCATTAGTACCGCACCACGCCGCACACTCCCAGCATCCCCATCACCGAGCCCGCCAGTGGAAAGAGCGCTCGCACAGTGTTCAGCCAATCCCACTTCCCTACCAACCTCACGCTCTCCTGCAAGCTAATTTCCACGCCCCCTTTCTCGAACTGATCCTCGGCGTGGAAGAGGGCGGTGTTCGTAGCGTTCATGAACATCCATGTGTAAGGCACCATGCTCACCGTCGTGACGCCGGCGACCATCCAGTGATGCCAAGGTTCACCGACAGAGTACTTGGCCCACGCGGCATATCCGTACAGGGCACCCGTCACCAAGGCGATTCCAGGACCTTTACGATGGCCGCTGTAGAAAATACGGCTCCATTGGTGCACCAACTGGGCTGGCTGCCGGGTGGTCTCGATAAGAATGGGAATGGTGAGCAGGTGGAGGTTCATCATGGCTCCTGCATCTGATTAGGTGCTTACCAAACCTTCAATGGGTGTAGAGATGGGGAAGATACCCGTCAAAAAGGACCCCGTGAGGACGGCCACATATTCGGTGCCCatcttgtttgttcttctaGTGAATATACGACTGAAAGAGGCATGGACAGCCAACTCCCCGTCTGCAAGGAGGAACACGTTCTTTAATTCTTCTTTCGCCCCTCGTGCTTTGTCTAAGAGCGGTCACAATCGGTCTGTGTCGGGTACGCGAGGGAGATTGGGGGTGGTAAAGGCCGTGTCGGAAAGCGAGCTACACACGCAGATCCCTCGGAGAAAGGTCACGGAGATCCTCCATATGCTGTCATGGA
The sequence above is a segment of the Aspergillus oryzae RIB40 DNA, chromosome 3 genome. Coding sequences within it:
- a CDS encoding DUF1772 domain-containing protein (predicted protein), coding for MNLHLLTIPILIETTRQPAQLVHQWSRIFYSGHRKGPGIALVTGALYGYAAWAKYSVGEPWHHWMVAGVTTVSMVPYTWMFMNATNTALFHAEDQFEKGGVEISLQESVRLVGKWDWLNTVRALFPLAGSVMGMLGVCGVRSANVKSSGHGHACPSLLW